In the genome of Verrucomicrobiia bacterium, one region contains:
- a CDS encoding GspE/PulE family protein — RYQAALISRIKVMSGMNIAEKRLPQDGRINVRIKGEEIDIRVSTVPTVYGESVSLRLLTRGKIFLSLDKLGFSQLEENAIRDIILKPHGIFLVTGPTGSGKSTSLYAFLSSINSVHKRIITIEEPVEYELKGINQIAVRADIGLTFAMGLRHILRQDPNVIMVGEIRDLETAEIAIRAALTGHLVFSTLHTNDAPSAFTRLIDMGIEPFLVASSVEAVMAQRLVRNICQHCKTEQKVERDYLKRIGFPAADIETAKFWRGAGCEECRQLGYQGRQGIYELLILNETLRPLILNRSAASTIAQKAMENGMRTLRTDGWNKVKTGKTTIEEVLRVTQIEEHMDALSDD, encoded by the coding sequence GCGTTATCAGGCGGCGTTGATCTCGCGTATCAAGGTCATGTCCGGCATGAACATCGCCGAGAAGCGCTTGCCGCAGGACGGGCGCATCAACGTCCGCATCAAAGGCGAGGAAATCGACATCCGCGTTTCCACGGTGCCGACGGTTTATGGCGAGAGCGTGTCGCTTCGCTTGCTGACGCGCGGCAAGATTTTCCTGAGCTTGGACAAGCTGGGCTTCTCGCAATTGGAAGAGAACGCCATCCGCGATATTATTCTCAAGCCGCACGGAATTTTCCTCGTCACCGGCCCGACCGGTTCCGGCAAATCCACTTCGCTTTACGCGTTTCTCAGCAGCATCAATTCCGTCCACAAGCGCATCATCACGATCGAGGAGCCGGTGGAATATGAATTGAAAGGCATCAACCAGATCGCCGTGCGCGCGGACATCGGGCTGACATTCGCGATGGGCTTGCGCCATATTTTGCGCCAGGACCCGAATGTGATCATGGTCGGGGAAATTCGCGATCTTGAAACGGCGGAAATCGCCATCCGCGCGGCGCTGACGGGTCACTTGGTTTTTAGCACGCTCCACACGAACGACGCGCCGAGCGCATTCACGCGTTTGATTGATATGGGCATCGAGCCGTTCCTGGTGGCATCGTCCGTCGAGGCGGTCATGGCGCAACGCCTTGTCCGAAATATTTGCCAGCATTGCAAGACCGAGCAAAAGGTGGAGCGCGATTATCTCAAGCGCATCGGTTTTCCGGCGGCGGACATCGAGACGGCGAAGTTCTGGCGCGGCGCAGGCTGCGAGGAATGCCGCCAGCTTGGTTATCAGGGACGCCAGGGCATTTACGAATTGCTGATCTTGAATGAGACGTTGCGTCCGCTGATTTTGAATCGTTCCGCGGCCTCGACCATCGCGCAAAAGGCGATGGAAAACGGCATGCGTACTTTGCGGACGGATGGCTGGAACAAGGTCAAAACGGGCAAGACCACCATCGAGGAAGTGTTACGCGTCACGCAGATCGAAGAACACATGGACGCGCTTTCGGACGACTGA